In a genomic window of Burkholderiales bacterium:
- a CDS encoding AEC family transporter: MTQLFNLMVQVMLPLGLLVAAGAFWPRFFADAEVAVLRMQLNRLVMYVFYPCILFAVSATTPIDRDLLSVPLLVGIGTLISGALLYILLYVLPIWRLTDPTRASLMLAGMFGNTFNIGVPVLIFFYGREATRYAVFNDMLMTMPLVWSLGVWIATRFGSHDKNVKHAPVWRVMLAMPPIWAFILGTVAQLLDIAYAPLVTAARFIGQATIPVILFVLGLTIPWRRLAPRPEILGAAAVKLVATPLIVWGIVHAFYDRPGEAQLASVVEGATPSMMTALLLADRFRLDAAAAALLIGWSTILFWITLPVLMAMGLIR; encoded by the coding sequence ATGACGCAGCTCTTCAACCTGATGGTGCAGGTGATGCTGCCGCTCGGGCTGCTCGTCGCCGCGGGCGCGTTCTGGCCGCGCTTCTTCGCCGACGCCGAGGTGGCGGTGCTGCGCATGCAGTTGAACCGCCTCGTGATGTACGTGTTCTACCCCTGCATCCTGTTCGCGGTGTCCGCGACGACGCCGATCGACCGCGATCTGCTCTCGGTGCCGCTCCTGGTCGGCATCGGCACGCTGATCTCGGGCGCCCTGCTGTATATCCTGCTGTACGTCCTGCCGATCTGGCGCCTCACCGATCCGACGCGCGCCTCGCTCATGCTCGCCGGCATGTTCGGCAACACCTTCAACATCGGCGTGCCGGTGCTGATCTTCTTCTACGGCCGCGAAGCGACGCGCTACGCGGTGTTCAACGACATGCTGATGACCATGCCGCTGGTGTGGAGCCTGGGGGTGTGGATCGCGACGCGGTTCGGCTCTCACGACAAGAACGTGAAGCACGCGCCGGTGTGGCGGGTCATGCTCGCGATGCCGCCGATCTGGGCGTTCATCCTCGGCACCGTGGCGCAACTGCTCGACATCGCTTACGCGCCGCTCGTGACCGCCGCGCGCTTCATCGGCCAGGCGACGATCCCGGTCATCCTCTTCGTGCTCGGCCTCACCATCCCGTGGCGGCGCCTCGCGCCGCGTCCGGAGATCCTCGGCGCCGCGGCAGTCAAGCTGGTCGCGACGCCCCTCATCGTGTGGGGCATCGTGCACGCGTTCTACGATCGGCCGGGGGAGGCGCAGCTCGCCTCGGTGGTGGAAGGCGCGACGCCGTCGATGATGACCGCGCTCCTGCTGGCGGACCGGTTCCGGCTGGATGCCGCGGCGGCCGCGTTGCTGATCGGCTGGAGCACGATATTGTTCTGGATCACGCTGCCGGTGTTGATGGCGATGGGATTGATAAGGTGA
- a CDS encoding CoA ester lyase, whose protein sequence is MSFTQHEMRTPRLTRSELIVPGASVALFEKAARSAADVVIIDLEDAVAPDDKAAARRNVIAALNDVDWGHKTMGVRINGLDTHWMYRDVIEVVEACPRLDLLSIPKIGVPADVYALDMLVTQIEQSLQREKTVGFEILIETALGLANVEAIAQSSVRLEAICFGAGDFAASTRARTTGIGGLHHDYGVLSDRDDDGKRTYNQADPWHYAQARVLVACRAYGLRPIDGVYGDFKDAEGFLSASKRVAAMGYDGKWAIHPTQVSPLNEVFSPAEDEVLRARRIVDAMSEAALQGKGAVQIDGKLVDIANIRMAQTVIARADAIRARA, encoded by the coding sequence ATGAGCTTCACCCAGCACGAGATGAGAACCCCGCGCCTCACGCGCTCCGAATTGATCGTCCCGGGCGCGTCGGTCGCGCTCTTCGAAAAAGCCGCGCGCTCGGCGGCGGACGTAGTCATCATCGATCTCGAGGACGCGGTCGCCCCCGACGACAAAGCGGCGGCGCGCAGGAACGTCATCGCGGCGCTCAACGACGTCGACTGGGGTCACAAGACGATGGGCGTGCGCATCAACGGGCTCGACACGCACTGGATGTATCGCGACGTCATCGAGGTGGTCGAAGCATGCCCGCGGCTCGACCTTCTTTCGATCCCGAAGATCGGCGTCCCGGCGGACGTGTATGCGCTCGACATGCTGGTGACGCAGATCGAGCAGTCGTTGCAGCGGGAGAAGACAGTCGGTTTCGAGATCCTGATCGAGACCGCGCTCGGGCTGGCGAACGTGGAAGCGATCGCGCAGTCGAGCGTGCGGCTGGAAGCGATCTGCTTCGGCGCGGGCGATTTCGCCGCGTCGACGCGCGCGCGCACGACGGGTATAGGGGGACTTCATCACGATTATGGCGTGTTGTCCGATCGCGATGACGATGGCAAGCGCACCTACAATCAGGCCGATCCGTGGCATTACGCGCAGGCGCGGGTGCTCGTCGCGTGCCGTGCCTATGGCTTAAGGCCTATAGACGGCGTGTACGGCGACTTCAAGGACGCCGAAGGTTTCCTGTCGGCTTCGAAGCGAGTCGCCGCGATGGGCTATGACGGCAAGTGGGCGATCCATCCGACGCAAGTGTCGCCGCTCAACGAAGTGTTCAGTCCCGCAGAGGACGAAGTGCTGCGTGCACGCCGCATCGTGGACGCGATGTCGGAGGCTGCCTTACAAGGTAAAGGCGCGGTGCAGATCGACGGCAAGCTCGTCGACATCGCGAACATACGCATGGCACAGACAGTGATCGCGAGAGCCGATGCGATACGCGCTCGTGCGTGA
- a CDS encoding EAL domain-containing protein: MNQLYRFSRSIYGASLLAGTVVVAALWDVVPAVSLSLWAAMLVVVHGTRYLLYRSYLAKQPAPAEARKWCGYFVTGAVAGGAAWGVLGSALYPAPAMAQEFLVIFIVGGMVITACLVLSPINNAFLAFLVPALVPTIPAVFLQGTWVHFYMGVMLLVLMVVLLGTGPRVSEMIRGAIAMKFENNELLAQLSESHAASRVANLKLNEQVYAQRVMGEELRQASQKLGALIEASPLAIIVRDVEGHVESWNAAAERIFGWTFDEVRGELVPYRSADSEAAETAFRTKVLAGESVAGIESPVVTRHGKRIDVAVSGARIHDVTGRPTGYLTLIADITERRRAEQQQAVISRIAMVLTEANSAEDAIPRVLQTMCEAFGFACGVRWVLDRQNLLLRCAESWSLPSPELDTFREHCKMRLGRPGKDQGIGQRVWDTGAPVWVSDLAAEAGIGRRDAAAAAGLNCAFAFPLRVGGDFYGVMEFFGRATREPDEAVLQVAQTLSSHIGQFIARKAIERNLQFVASHDALTGLFNRSMFSERLQQALAQAHRHDRRLAVLFIDLDGFKTINDTLGHDAGDVLLADLANRLRVCMREGDTLGRMGGDEFVVLIEGYDEDTQLLEVARKVLDTAAEPFLLRDGEYRITASVGIAAYPQDGEDAHDLLKNADIAMYRAKEHGKNNYQFHSPEMNTHLVERVAKEKALRRALEQGELALYYQPIVSVEDRRVLSVEALVRWRHPSQGLIGAPEFVPIAEDAGLFIEIGHWVLTQACAQMQAWKTAGAAAPRIALNLSMRQFAQDDLVERLREAAHAAGIEPRYLEVELTESALMRHADRAAKLLKHLKDIGVRIVVDDFGTGHSSLGCLKRFPVDAVKIDRSLIGMLPAAPDAVELTRAVIGMARSLKLQVIAEGVETRQQWDFLREHACDAMQGNHFCAPAPADALAAMLAERAPDVPRTLNVQPFRA, from the coding sequence GTGAATCAGCTCTACCGCTTTTCCCGCTCCATCTACGGCGCATCGCTCCTCGCCGGCACGGTCGTCGTCGCAGCGCTGTGGGACGTCGTTCCCGCCGTCAGCCTGTCCTTGTGGGCCGCGATGCTCGTAGTCGTCCACGGCACCCGCTACCTGCTCTACCGTTCGTATCTCGCGAAGCAGCCCGCGCCGGCCGAGGCACGCAAATGGTGCGGATACTTCGTCACCGGCGCGGTCGCCGGCGGAGCGGCGTGGGGCGTGCTCGGCTCGGCGCTGTATCCCGCGCCGGCGATGGCACAGGAATTCCTCGTCATCTTCATCGTCGGCGGCATGGTGATCACCGCCTGCCTGGTGCTGTCCCCGATCAACAACGCCTTCCTGGCGTTTCTGGTACCGGCGCTCGTGCCGACCATACCGGCGGTCTTCCTCCAGGGCACCTGGGTCCATTTCTACATGGGCGTCATGCTGCTCGTGCTGATGGTCGTGCTGCTCGGCACCGGCCCCCGCGTCTCCGAGATGATCCGCGGCGCGATCGCGATGAAGTTCGAGAACAACGAGCTCCTCGCCCAGCTTTCGGAAAGCCACGCCGCTTCGCGCGTCGCGAATCTCAAGCTCAACGAGCAGGTCTACGCCCAGCGCGTGATGGGCGAGGAGCTGCGGCAGGCATCGCAGAAGCTCGGTGCGCTGATCGAGGCCTCGCCCCTGGCGATCATCGTGCGTGACGTCGAAGGCCACGTCGAGAGCTGGAACGCCGCGGCGGAGCGCATCTTCGGCTGGACTTTCGACGAGGTGCGCGGCGAGCTCGTGCCTTACCGTTCCGCCGACTCCGAGGCCGCCGAGACCGCGTTCAGGACGAAAGTGCTGGCGGGCGAGAGCGTGGCCGGCATCGAATCGCCGGTCGTCACCCGCCACGGCAAGCGGATCGATGTCGCGGTGTCGGGCGCCCGCATCCACGACGTCACCGGACGGCCGACCGGCTATCTCACCCTCATCGCGGACATCACCGAGCGCCGCCGCGCCGAGCAGCAGCAGGCCGTGATCAGCCGCATCGCGATGGTGCTCACCGAAGCGAACAGCGCCGAAGACGCCATCCCGCGCGTGCTGCAGACGATGTGCGAAGCGTTCGGCTTCGCCTGCGGCGTGCGCTGGGTGCTCGACCGCCAGAACCTGCTGTTGCGCTGCGCCGAATCGTGGTCGCTGCCTTCGCCCGAGCTCGACACCTTTCGCGAGCATTGCAAGATGCGCCTGGGGCGGCCGGGCAAGGACCAGGGCATCGGGCAGCGCGTCTGGGATACGGGAGCCCCGGTATGGGTGTCCGATCTCGCCGCCGAAGCCGGGATCGGCCGCCGCGATGCCGCGGCCGCGGCGGGTCTCAATTGCGCTTTCGCGTTTCCGCTGCGCGTGGGCGGCGACTTCTACGGGGTCATGGAGTTCTTCGGGCGCGCCACCCGCGAGCCGGACGAGGCGGTGCTCCAGGTGGCGCAGACGCTCTCGTCGCACATCGGCCAGTTCATCGCGCGCAAGGCGATCGAGCGCAACCTGCAGTTCGTCGCGAGCCACGATGCCCTGACCGGGCTGTTCAACCGCTCGATGTTCAGCGAGCGCCTCCAGCAGGCGCTGGCGCAGGCGCATCGTCACGACCGGCGCCTCGCGGTCCTGTTCATCGACCTCGACGGCTTCAAGACCATCAACGACACGCTCGGTCACGACGCGGGCGACGTGCTGCTCGCGGACCTCGCGAACCGTCTGCGCGTGTGCATGCGCGAAGGCGATACGCTGGGCCGCATGGGCGGCGACGAGTTCGTGGTCCTGATCGAAGGCTACGACGAGGACACCCAGCTTCTGGAAGTGGCGCGCAAGGTGCTGGACACCGCCGCCGAGCCTTTCCTGCTGCGCGACGGCGAGTACCGCATCACCGCGAGCGTCGGCATCGCCGCGTATCCCCAGGACGGCGAGGACGCGCACGACCTGCTCAAGAACGCCGACATCGCGATGTATCGCGCCAAGGAGCACGGCAAGAACAATTACCAGTTCCATTCGCCAGAGATGAACACGCACCTCGTGGAGCGCGTCGCCAAGGAAAAGGCGCTGCGCCGCGCGCTGGAGCAGGGCGAGCTCGCGCTGTACTACCAGCCGATCGTCAGCGTGGAAGACCGGCGCGTGCTGAGCGTCGAAGCGCTGGTGCGCTGGCGCCATCCATCACAAGGCTTGATCGGTGCGCCCGAATTCGTGCCGATCGCCGAGGATGCCGGGCTTTTCATCGAGATCGGGCACTGGGTGCTGACGCAGGCGTGCGCGCAGATGCAGGCGTGGAAGACCGCCGGCGCGGCCGCGCCGCGCATCGCGCTGAACCTCTCGATGCGCCAGTTCGCGCAGGACGACCTCGTCGAGCGCCTGCGCGAGGCCGCGCATGCCGCCGGGATAGAGCCGCGCTACCTCGAAGTCGAGCTCACCGAAAGCGCGCTGATGCGGCACGCCGATCGCGCGGCCAAGCTCCTCAAGCACCTGAAGGATATCGGGGTGCGCATCGTCGTCGACGATTTCGGCACCGGCCACTCGTCGCTCGGCTGCCTCAAGCGCTTCCCGGTCGATGCGGTGAAGATCGACCGCTCGCTCATCGGCATGCTGCCGGCCGCGCCGGACGCGGTGGAGCTCACGCGCGCGGTCATCGGCATGGCGCGCAGCCTGAAGCTGCAGGTGATCGCCGAGGGTGTGGAGACGCGCCAGCAATGGGATTTCCTGCGCGAGCACGCGTGCGACGCGATGCAGGGCAACCACT
- a CDS encoding NAD(P)-dependent oxidoreductase, whose translation MKLGFIGLGVMGRPMALHLMKHGHEMAVYARRAASAEPLIKAGARAFATPRDVAQNAEVIFTMVTTSSDVEAVALGPDGIAAGARAGSILVDMETISPAVARSVGQRLAEKGIDMLDAPVSGGPAGAEGATLSIMVGGKPHVFEKVKPLFECLGKTIVHVGDSGAGQTTKACNQLALLVAAQGVAEALSLARATGIDPGKVREVMMGGVAASRVLDLFGKRMVERDFAAGIEARLYHKDLDIVLGLAHGLGQAAPAGAVVMQHINAMMGRGDGGRDLSAIIEVIEAMSQRSAR comes from the coding sequence ATGAAACTGGGATTCATAGGACTGGGTGTGATGGGGCGCCCGATGGCGCTGCACCTGATGAAGCACGGCCACGAGATGGCGGTGTACGCGAGGCGCGCGGCGTCGGCGGAGCCGCTCATCAAAGCGGGGGCGCGCGCGTTCGCGACGCCTCGCGATGTGGCGCAGAACGCCGAAGTGATCTTCACCATGGTGACGACCTCGAGCGACGTCGAAGCGGTCGCGCTCGGGCCGGACGGCATCGCTGCCGGTGCACGCGCGGGATCGATCCTCGTCGATATGGAGACGATCTCGCCCGCAGTCGCGCGCAGCGTCGGCCAGCGGCTCGCCGAAAAAGGCATCGACATGCTGGACGCGCCGGTGTCCGGCGGTCCGGCGGGCGCCGAAGGCGCGACGCTCTCGATCATGGTCGGCGGCAAGCCGCACGTGTTCGAGAAAGTGAAGCCGCTCTTCGAGTGTCTCGGCAAGACGATCGTCCACGTCGGCGACAGCGGCGCGGGACAGACGACCAAAGCGTGCAATCAGCTCGCGCTGCTCGTCGCCGCCCAGGGCGTGGCCGAAGCGCTGTCGCTCGCCAGGGCGACCGGCATCGACCCCGGGAAAGTGCGGGAGGTGATGATGGGCGGCGTCGCCGCGAGCCGCGTGCTCGACCTCTTCGGCAAGCGCATGGTCGAGCGCGACTTCGCCGCAGGCATCGAAGCGCGGCTCTATCACAAGGACCTCGACATCGTGCTCGGTCTCGCGCACGGTCTTGGACAGGCCGCACCCGCGGGAGCGGTCGTCATGCAGCACATCAACGCGATGATGGGACGCGGCGACGGCGGCCGCGATCTGTCGGCGATCATCGAGGTGATCGAAGCGATGTCGCAAAGGAGCGCCCGATGA
- a CDS encoding amidase codes for MDLWNLTLRELAAGVREKRHTAAEVARAHAARIDALEPKVKAWVALDAERAIARAEVLDSTGPLAGVPLAIKDIIDVAGLPTRCGSPIYESAAVAKRSAACVTALENAGGVIFGKSVTTEFAYYTPRKTRNPWNLKHTPGGSSMGSAAAVACGMVAGALGTQTNGSVIRPAAFCGVVGFKPSFGAISNDGTMDPWPTLDHTGVFARNVADAATLAAVVAADVSAAVAPPREPPRIAVVRTPVWPAATAAQREMLAGNADAFERAGAKIDELELPAAFEGALEVHRTILAYEGAKYFGPLQEKHALDMGAQINALIDYGMKIEEAAYREALAAAAALRETFARTYDGYDAIVTPPSTGEAPATLAETGSPAFCTIWTLLGVPAIAIPVALGAAGLPLGLQIVGRHAEDDRVLAVAAWCEGLLGGAVRTPVTP; via the coding sequence ATGGATTTGTGGAATCTGACGCTGCGTGAACTGGCCGCCGGGGTGCGCGAGAAGCGCCACACCGCGGCGGAGGTCGCGCGGGCGCACGCGGCGCGGATCGACGCGCTCGAGCCGAAGGTGAAGGCGTGGGTCGCGCTCGATGCCGAGCGGGCGATCGCGCGCGCGGAGGTCCTCGACAGCACCGGGCCGCTGGCCGGCGTGCCGCTGGCGATCAAGGACATCATCGACGTCGCAGGCCTGCCGACGCGCTGCGGCTCGCCGATCTACGAGTCCGCCGCGGTAGCAAAGCGCTCCGCGGCGTGCGTCACCGCGCTGGAGAACGCCGGCGGGGTGATCTTCGGCAAGTCGGTCACGACCGAGTTCGCGTACTACACTCCGCGCAAGACGCGCAATCCGTGGAACCTGAAGCACACGCCGGGCGGATCCTCGATGGGCTCGGCGGCCGCCGTCGCCTGCGGCATGGTCGCCGGCGCGCTCGGCACGCAGACCAACGGATCGGTGATCCGGCCCGCGGCGTTCTGCGGCGTCGTCGGCTTCAAGCCGAGCTTCGGAGCCATCTCCAACGACGGCACGATGGACCCGTGGCCGACGCTCGATCACACCGGGGTCTTCGCGCGCAACGTCGCCGACGCGGCGACGCTGGCGGCTGTCGTCGCCGCAGATGTGAGCGCCGCGGTGGCCCCGCCGCGCGAGCCGCCGAGAATCGCGGTGGTGCGCACGCCGGTCTGGCCCGCGGCGACCGCCGCGCAGCGCGAGATGCTCGCGGGCAACGCCGATGCGTTCGAGCGCGCCGGCGCGAAGATCGACGAGTTGGAGCTTCCGGCCGCGTTCGAGGGCGCGCTCGAAGTGCATCGCACGATCCTCGCGTACGAAGGCGCGAAGTACTTCGGGCCCCTGCAGGAGAAGCACGCGCTCGACATGGGGGCGCAGATCAACGCGCTCATCGACTACGGCATGAAGATCGAAGAGGCCGCCTATCGCGAAGCGCTGGCCGCGGCGGCGGCGCTACGCGAAACCTTCGCCCGCACGTACGACGGTTACGATGCGATCGTCACGCCGCCGTCGACGGGCGAAGCGCCGGCCACGCTGGCCGAGACCGGCAGCCCCGCGTTCTGCACGATCTGGACGCTCCTCGGCGTGCCCGCGATCGCGATCCCGGTCGCGCTCGGAGCTGCGGGCCTGCCGCTCGGGCTGCAGATCGTCGGCCGTCACGCCGAGGACGACCGCGTGCTCGCGGTCGCCGCGTGGTGCGAGGGGCTCCTCGGCGGCGCGGTGAGGACGCCGGTCACGCCTTGA